The proteins below are encoded in one region of Tachypleus tridentatus isolate NWPU-2018 chromosome 4, ASM421037v1, whole genome shotgun sequence:
- the LOC143248744 gene encoding target of EGR1 protein 1-like: MAFFKSVPIVEVNKENFVQLWPTLLLSIKKSYFVAIDLELSGLGNRKNLNARCIEDRYKAISEAVSSRAIISLGLSCFRLSTTDDKSDNQNNCNEEECSKNNIENSFRFLVQTFNILVLCNEDYTVEPDSLKFLVDHGFDFNRQYSLGLPYYRGDDKPGTSKEPSLRELFSELIRSNRPVVLHNGLVDLVFLYHSFYCAAPANISTFIANIAEIFPEGVYDTKYITDFHARLPASYLEYIFRKRQRDNIDKMESGKPYVELEFLEYKNLALCVEYRDCQVFLCGKEIENKPKVCKHFASHGWCSQGRNCPDSHNIDDILDAEGKKSKKNKKKRKKCNRSKESPCLKTNTSATVDMDVCEDKNEETKDVSITSILETTLEKSLLKTSGIHRAGFDSFMTGFTLATYILSYMSKKSSDGILCATQVGVQDLVNKIYLTGKDMPLNIVPSNFTKVSSSHREKLSSVVGKE; encoded by the exons ATGGCTTTTTTCAAGAGTGTTCCAATTGTAGAAgtgaataaagaaaattttgtgcAGTTGTGGCCAACCCTACTATTATCCatcaaaaaatcatattttgttgctatcGATCTT GAGCTCAGTGGACTAGGAAACCGGAAAAACTTAAACGCTCG atgTATTGAAGATCGTTACAAAGCTATTTCCGAAGCTGTAAGTAGTCGAGCAATAATATCACTTGGGCTGTCTTGCTTTCGGCTTAGTACCACTGATGATAAATCTGACAATCAGAATAATTGCAATGAGGAAGAATGCAgcaaaaataacattgaaaactcgTTTAG GTTTCTTGTCCAGACATTTAATATTCTAGTCTTGTGTAATGAAGACTACACTGTAGAACCCGACTCTCTGAAATTCTTGGTAGATCACGGTTTTGATTTTAACCGTCAGTACTCTTTGGGGCTACCATATTATAGAGGTGATGACAAA CCAGGGACGTCCAAGGAGCCATCGCTGCGTGAGCTGTTTTCAGAACTTATCAGAAGTAATCGACCTGTTGTCCTACATAATGGTTTGGTTGACCTCGTGTTTTTATACCACAGTTTCTACTGTGCTGCTCCTGccaatatttctacatttatagCTAACATTGCTGAGATTTTTCCGGAAGGTGTTTATGACACCAAATACATTACAGATTTCCATGCTCGGCTTCCTGCCTCATACTTGGAATACATTTTTCGCAAGAG ACAGCGAGACAACATTGACAAGATGGAGAGTGGAAAACCATATGTTGAATTAGAGTTTCTGGAGTACAAAAATTTGGCTCTATGTGTTGAGTATCGAGATTGTCAGGTTTTCCTATGCGGAAAGGAAATAGAGAACAAACCCAAGGTCTGCAAGCACTTCGCT aGCCATGGCTGGTGTAGCCAGGGACGAAACTGCCCCGACTCGCATAACATTGATGACATTCTAGATGCAGAGGgtaaaaaatcaaagaaaaacaaaaaaaaaaggaaaaaatgtaaCAGAAGCAAGGAGTCTCCATGTCTAAAAACAAATACCAGCGCAACAGTGGATATGGACGTGTGTGAAGATAAGAACGAAGAAACGAAGGACGTGAGCATCACTTCCATATTAGAAACAACGTTGGAGAAATCGTTACTCAAGACGTCGGGCATCCACAGAGCTGGGTTTGATTCTTTTATGACGGGATTTACTCTTGCTACGTACATTCTGAGTTACATGTCAAAAAAGTCTAGTGATGGTATTCTGTGTGCCACGCAAGTCGGAGTACAGGATTTGGTAAATAAGATCTACCTAACTGGAAAAGATATGCCACTAAACATTGTTCCAAGTAACTTTACGAAAGTTAGCAGTTCACACAGAGAGAAATTATCTTCTGTTGTGGGAAAAGAATAA